ACGTGACGATCACCTGCGCGCCCTGCCGCAGGGCATCGGCCAATACGAACTCCAGTTTGCGCACCTTATTCCCTGAGGCAGCGCAGCCGGTCAGGTCGTCCCGCTTGATCCAGATTTCCGGGCCGCCGAGCAGCTCAGAAAGCCGAGCAAGCTTGTGGACGGGAGTGGGAGTTTGCGCAAGGCTCAGTCTGGGTGGTACGTAGTCGCGCATGGTAGCTCCCCTTGACCTGGTAAGGTAGGTTTAACCACCGACGGACAGCCGATCTCCTCAAGGATCCGCATCAGCTGCTGAGCATTGACCACGGCCCAACCCCCAAAGTCATTGTTGAAGTACACGTACACGTCCATTCCCTGGGATACCCAAACGACGATCTTTTCTGCATCCCGCGCCAGCTGGCGCTCCGAGTAACCCGAGGAGTAGAGGGCAGCTGGACCATGTCTTCGGATGTAGACGAATGAGGCCGAGGTCGTCGGGCCCATTACATTCAGATCTGGCCAGTCCGCGAAGCACAGAGCGACATTGTGTGCGCGGAACAGCTCATATGCCTCCTCGCAGTCCCAGGTGGGATTCCGGATCTCGAACGCCACCCGCCATTCCCTCGTAATGGGGTGCGAGGCAAGGTACTTGAGGAATTCGCTCACTCGTTCCCGGTTCCACTTCCAGGAGGGCGGAAGCTGAAATAGGACCGGCCCCAGCTTGGGCCCCAGCTCTTGGACATTTTGCACGAACGGCTCCAGTATGGCCTGGGGATCGCTAAGCTTCTTTACGTGAGTAATGAATCGGTTGGCCTTGACCGCAAACAGAAAACCCCCCGGCGAACGCCGGAACCAGCCTCGAAACACACTCGCCGGGGGAAGACGGTAGAACGTGTTATTGAGCTCGACGGTGGGGAATTGTAG
The sequence above is a segment of the candidate division KSB1 bacterium genome. Coding sequences within it:
- a CDS encoding DUF72 domain-containing protein, whose translation is MAVAGKVWIGTSGWNYPHWVGVLYPETLPAAKWLDAYALQFPTVELNNTFYRLPPASVFRGWFRRSPGGFLFAVKANRFITHVKKLSDPQAILEPFVQNVQELGPKLGPVLFQLPPSWKWNRERVSEFLKYLASHPITREWRVAFEIRNPTWDCEEAYELFRAHNVALCFADWPDLNVMGPTTSASFVYIRRHGPAALYSSGYSERQLARDAEKIVVWVSQGMDVYVYFNNDFGGWAVVNAQQLMRILEEIGCPSVVKPTLPGQGELPCATTYHPD